In the Malaya genurostris strain Urasoe2022 chromosome 1, Malgen_1.1, whole genome shotgun sequence genome, one interval contains:
- the LOC131425396 gene encoding serine/threonine-protein kinase OSR1, with protein MAANNSGTVSMSASTASLAPAPAPPTNTPWPNSKDDYELREVIGVGATAVVHGAFCLPRSEKCAIKRINLEKWNTSMDELLKEIQAMSSCNHENVVTYHTSFVVKEELWLVLRLLEGGSLLDIIKHRMKSVNCKHGVFDESTIATVLKEVLKGLEYFHSNGQIHRDIKAGNILLGDDGTVQIADFGVSAWLATGRDLSRQKVRHTFVGTPCWMAPEVMEQDHGYDFKADIWSFGITAIEMATGTAPYHKYPPMKVLMLTLQNDPPSIDTGADEKDQYKAYGKTFRKMIVECLQKEPSKRPTASELLKHAFFKKAKDRKYLTQTLLATGPSMATRVHKAAKRQPGASGRLHRTVTGEWVWSSEEEDNGKQSSDSDSEERPMNRLDRMDSSASETEETSEHSEATVTAPTGSERTTTDVTNTLAGLSMDDLPPINLVLRMRNANRELNDIRFEFAVGKDSAEGIASELVGAGLVDGRDIVVMAANLQKLIDNRSTLKTVTFQLNSGYGSSEQPDEKSLIGFAQISITD; from the coding sequence ATGGCTGCCAACAACAGTGGAACGGTTTCGATGTCGGCATCGACTGCTAGTCTGGCGCCGGCACCGGCACCACCCACCAATACACCCTGGCCCAATAGCAAGGATGACTACGAGCTGCGGGAGGTGATAGGGGTGGGTGCCACAGCCGTAGTTCACGGTGCCTTTTGTCTGCCGCGTAGCGAAAAATGTGCCATCAAACGGATCAATCTGGAGAAATGGAATACATCGATGGACGAGCTGCTGAAGGAAATCCAGGCGATGAGCAGCTGCAACCACGAGAATGTGGTCACGTACCACACCAGTTTCGTGGTAAAGGAGGAACTGTGGCTTGTGTTGCGACTCCTGGAAGGTGGCAGTTTGCTGGACATCATTAAGCATCGGATGAAGTCCGTCAACTGTAAGCATGGGGTTTTCGACGAATCCACGATCGCCACCGTGCTGAAGGAGGTACTGAAAGGATTGGAATATTTTCATAGCAATGGCCAAATTCATCGTGATATCAAAGCAGGTAACATTTTGCTAGGAGACGATGGAACAGTACAGATCGCGGATTTCGGTGTCAGTGCGTGGCTGGCAACCGGACGAGATTTGTCACGGCAAAAGGTTCGACATACGTTCGTAGGCACACCGTGTTGGATGGCCCCGGAAGTTATGGAACAAGATCATGGCTATGACTTCAAAGCTGACATCTGGTCATTCGGCATTACGGCGATAGAGATGGCCACCGGTACCGCTCCCTACCACAAGTATCCACCGATGAAGGTGCTGATGTTGACTCTCCAGAACGATCCGCCTTCGATCGATACCGGTGCGGATGAAAAAGATCAGTACAAAGCCTACGGGAAAACGTTCCGCAAGATGATTgtcgagtgtctccagaaggaaCCATCGAAACGTCCCACAGCCAGTGAACTGCTGAAGCATGCCTTTTTTAAAAAAGCGAAAGACCGAAAATACCTTACCCAAACCCTACTGGCGACCGGTCCGTCGATGGCTACTCGGGTACATAAAGCTGCCAAGCGACAACCGGGTGCTTCCGGACGGTTACATCGAACCGTCACCGGTGAATGGGTGTGGTCATCCGAAGAGGAAGACAATGGTAAGCAATCTTCCGACTCGGACTCCGAGGAACGACCGATGAACCGTCTCGACCGAATGGATTCATCTGCATCGGAAACGGAAGAAACATCCGAGCATTCCGAAGCAACGGTAACAGCACCGACTGGATCGGAACGTACCACTACAGACGTTACCAACACCCTCGCCGGTCTCAGCATGGACGATCTACCGCCAATCAATCTAGTACTACGGATGCGTAACGCCAACCGTGAGCTGAACGACATCCGATTTGAGTTCGCCGTCGGTAAGGACTCGGCGGAAGGGATCGCCTCGGAACTAGTTGGAGCCGGGCTTGTCGATGGTCGCGATATCGTCGTTATGGCAGCCAACTTGCAGAAACTGATCGACAATCGAAGCACATTGAAAACGGTCACGTTTCAATTGAACTCCGGTTACGGATCCAGTGAGCAACCGGACGAGAAATCGCTTATCGGTTTCGCCCAGATTTCCATCACGGACTAA